One Tachysurus fulvidraco isolate hzauxx_2018 chromosome 2, HZAU_PFXX_2.0, whole genome shotgun sequence DNA segment encodes these proteins:
- the LOC113641582 gene encoding adenosine receptor A1-like produces the protein MTGEPYPPLPYIGMEVVIALASVLGNVMVVLAVKINRSLRDTTFYFVVSLALADIAVGALVIPLAITISTGLETHFYTCLMVACIMLVLTQSSILALLAIAIDRYLRVKIPLSYKRVVTPKRAGSAVIACWLVALIVGLTPMFGWNNLKKLRTNNSEEPNPVITCKFEEVISMEYMVYFNFFSWVLPPLVLMLVIYVEIFYMIHKQLNNKLNKAASQADPSRYYGKELKLAKSLALVLFLFAISWLPLHILNCITLFCPSDKTKILIYVAILLSHGNSAVNPVIYAFRIKKFRTAFIKIWAQYVCCKKVNHLASKATRRRECPEKKMRRMNDI, from the exons ATGACGGGTGAACCTTATCCTCCTCTGCCTTATATAGGGATGGAGGTAGTGATCGCTCTCGCTTCTGTTTTAGGGAACGTAATGGTGGTGTTGGCGGTGAAGATAAACCGCTCGTTAAGGGACACCACCTTTTACTTCGTGGTCAGTTTAGCATTGGCAGACATCGCAGTCGGGGCTCTTGTTATTCCCTTGGCCATAACCATCAGCACCGGACTGGAGACACACTTTTACACCTGTCTGATGGTCGCCTGCATTATGCTCGTTCTCACTCAGAGCTCCATCCTAGCTCTCCTCGCCATCGCCATTGATCGGTACCTGAGAGTCAAGATCCCACTCAG TTACAAGCGAGTAGTGACACCGAAACGAGCTGGGTCAGCGGTGATTGCATGCTGGCTGGTGGCTCTCATCGTGGGTTTAACGCCCATGTTCGGCTGGAACAACCTGAAGAAGCTCAGAACGAACAACTCTGAAGAACCCAATCCCGTTATCACCTGTAAGTTCGAGGAAGTTATCAGCATGGAGTACATGGTCTACTTTAATTTTTTCAGCTGGGTGCTGCCCCCGCTGGTCCTTATGCTCGTCATATACGTTGAGATTTTCTACATGATCCACAAGCAGCTCAATAATAAGCTTAATAAGGCAGCCAGCCAAGCTGATCCCAGTCGTTATTATGGAAAAGAGCTCAAACTGGCCAAATCTCTCGCTCTGGTGCTTTTTCTCTTTGCCATTAGTTGGTTACCGCTGCACATCCTGAACTGTATCACCTTGTTTTGCCCCTCTGATAAAACTAAGATCCTTATCTACGTGGCTATCTTGCTAAGCCATGGCAACTCTGCCGTCAACCCGGTCATATACGCCTTTCGCATCAAGAAATTTCGCACGGCTTTCATCAAGATCTGGGCACAGTATGTGTGCTGCAAGAAAGTAAACCATTTGGCCAGTAAAGCTACTCGACGGAGGGAATGTCCAGAGAAGAAGATGCGACGAATGAATGACATTTGA